From a single Paenibacillus sp. FSL R5-0345 genomic region:
- a CDS encoding MarR family winged helix-turn-helix transcriptional regulator, whose product MIQSYERDTQLTLHLYRVFAKSFKSINEHAVTGSKIEGFNPTAFAVMEVLYYKGPQPIQQIGAKLLLQSGNVTYVIDKLEERGYLQRKPCPSDRRVIFAELTAEGERLMNEMYPKYSERLHLAFSGLNDEEKEQMITLLKKMGLQAEKLSPLPRK is encoded by the coding sequence ATGATACAATCTTATGAACGTGATACACAATTAACACTACATTTGTACCGGGTATTTGCCAAATCATTCAAGAGTATTAATGAGCATGCTGTTACCGGCAGCAAAATTGAAGGTTTTAATCCTACTGCCTTTGCCGTCATGGAAGTGTTGTACTATAAGGGACCACAGCCCATTCAACAAATTGGTGCTAAACTGCTGCTACAAAGCGGTAACGTGACTTACGTGATCGACAAGCTCGAAGAACGTGGCTATTTGCAACGCAAGCCTTGTCCAAGTGATCGTCGTGTGATTTTCGCAGAACTGACAGCGGAAGGCGAACGTCTCATGAATGAGATGTATCCGAAATACTCAGAGCGTCTTCATCTTGCATTCAGTGGACTGAATGATGAAGAGAAGGAACAAATGATCACTCTGCTCAAGAAGATGGGCCTGCAAGCTGAGAAGCTTTCCCCTCTTCCCCGTAAGTAG
- a CDS encoding GAF domain-containing protein has product MFQAMPYDGTRSEQFEAVLTQLEALMKDEPSATANLANASALLKHAMPDTNWAGFYLFDGKELVLGPFQGLPACIRIPLSRGVCGTAAAERRTLVVGDVHAFPGHIACDAASNSEIVVPLIKDDRLLGVLDIDSPLKDRFDDEERRFLERFAALVSEAI; this is encoded by the coding sequence ATGTTTCAAGCTATGCCATATGATGGAACGCGCAGCGAGCAGTTTGAAGCCGTTCTAACCCAACTCGAAGCATTGATGAAGGACGAACCAAGTGCTACAGCCAATCTAGCTAATGCTTCGGCACTGCTTAAACACGCTATGCCGGATACGAATTGGGCTGGATTTTATTTATTTGACGGTAAGGAGCTAGTACTCGGACCCTTTCAAGGCCTCCCTGCATGCATTCGAATTCCACTATCCCGCGGGGTGTGCGGAACGGCAGCAGCAGAGCGACGCACGCTTGTAGTAGGAGATGTACATGCATTCCCAGGTCATATTGCCTGTGATGCAGCCTCTAACAGCGAGATTGTTGTGCCTTTAATAAAGGATGACCGCTTGCTTGGCGTACTGGATATCGATAGTCCGCTCAAGGATCGCTTTGATGATGAAGAACGCCGGTTTCTGGAGCGGTTCGCAGCATTAGTATCGGAAGCTATCTAA
- a CDS encoding ABC transporter permease, producing MSKQGQRTFAFSNSKQLFRRRLFSHWREQSAIIRTAADWTVLLYILIPGGLLGGRLYYGFWNEALPAWSVNLPFMFIPSLLVLLICNGGLVLLLQEGDLLFLRQRQRWINTIVFRGLLYSLFVTSLKFCVAFALLLPFLIRGFEMTSFEVWSLFALTLACSWCVKLLGHLVKVQKQGWRRWLWLFLAISVPNAIYFRVASLWNDRPLFILLSAVVFTVVAIIAFRWRLLMRGTFMNDVREDYKQRMKIAAILLRNVLDKPRPTRHKPWIFRKSQPLLKSKTAESRFSAAAIKALVRNPAHLKLYLAFTAVSAVAILIIPSGFKWLGFVVLTSLMTFWLFSFWSLFVGDDYIGILPFTKEQKAEAGMHAVPILLLPFTMVSSALICLSLYGWWGIILFVPVGYMVGLFISRIFGTFRLGKE from the coding sequence ATGAGTAAGCAGGGACAGCGGACGTTTGCTTTTTCTAACTCCAAACAACTATTCAGACGGAGGCTATTCTCTCATTGGCGTGAGCAATCCGCTATTATTCGTACAGCGGCTGATTGGACCGTTCTCTTATATATTCTTATTCCCGGGGGATTGCTGGGAGGGCGTTTGTATTATGGTTTCTGGAATGAGGCGCTACCGGCTTGGAGTGTGAATCTGCCGTTTATGTTCATTCCTTCATTATTAGTGCTCCTGATCTGCAATGGGGGATTGGTGCTATTATTGCAGGAAGGGGACCTATTATTTCTTAGACAACGGCAGCGATGGATTAATACGATCGTATTTCGCGGATTGCTCTACAGCCTGTTTGTAACCTCGCTTAAATTCTGTGTTGCTTTTGCACTGCTATTGCCCTTTCTGATTCGGGGATTTGAAATGACTTCATTTGAGGTATGGTCGCTCTTCGCTCTGACCTTGGCGTGCAGCTGGTGTGTTAAGCTACTTGGGCATCTTGTAAAAGTACAGAAGCAAGGTTGGCGGCGCTGGTTGTGGCTATTCCTGGCAATCTCCGTCCCAAATGCTATTTATTTCAGAGTAGCTAGCCTTTGGAATGATCGCCCGCTCTTCATATTGCTGAGTGCGGTTGTATTTACAGTCGTTGCGATTATCGCTTTCCGTTGGCGCTTATTGATGCGCGGGACATTTATGAACGATGTGCGCGAAGACTACAAGCAGCGGATGAAGATTGCAGCCATTCTGCTCCGCAATGTTCTGGATAAACCTCGTCCGACTCGTCATAAGCCGTGGATTTTCCGGAAGTCACAGCCTTTGCTTAAATCAAAGACTGCCGAGAGCCGTTTCTCTGCGGCAGCGATTAAGGCACTCGTACGGAATCCGGCCCATTTGAAGCTCTACTTAGCTTTTACAGCCGTGTCCGCCGTAGCGATTCTTATTATTCCATCGGGTTTCAAATGGCTGGGATTTGTAGTGTTAACATCACTCATGACTTTTTGGCTGTTCTCGTTCTGGTCGTTGTTTGTTGGTGATGATTACATTGGGATACTACCGTTTACGAAAGAACAAAAGGCTGAAGCGGGGATGCATGCGGTCCCTATTCTATTGCTTCCCTTTACAATGGTTTCCTCCGCACTAATCTGTCTCTCTTTGTATGGATGGTGGGGGATCATCCTGTTTGTTCCGGTTGGATACATGGTAGGACTCTTTATTAGCAGAATATTTGGTACGTTCCGTTTAGGGAAAGAATGA
- a CDS encoding NAD(P)/FAD-dependent oxidoreductase has product MSNYDVIVIGGGPSGLMASVAAAEHGASVLLIDKGAKLGRKLGISGGGRCNVTNVKERDELISHIPGNGRFLYSAFDHFNNQDIIAFFEGLGIALKEEDNGRMFPVSDKASSVVSALINKVRSLGVQIMTDSPVSHVIYAEGTVKGVQLSSGKTISTAAVIIATGGKSVPQTGSTGDGYPWAEAAGHTITELFPTEVPIISREEWIKSGELQGLSLRDVALTVWNPKGKKVISHRGDMIFTHFGLSGPIALRCSQFLRQVQRKSGTDTVEMSIDLFPDLNAQEVEAMVQDKLEQEPKKAIRNSLKGLLPERLIPLLLAKADLDGDITGHHVSKNGLLTLAGILKRMPVYVHGTRSLSEAFVTGGGVNLKEIDPKRMESKLMQGLFFCGEVLDIHGYTGGYNITAAFSTGYTAGKHAADLRLN; this is encoded by the coding sequence ATGAGCAACTACGATGTGATCGTCATAGGTGGCGGCCCTTCAGGATTAATGGCAAGCGTGGCTGCAGCAGAACACGGGGCATCCGTACTACTGATTGATAAAGGAGCTAAGCTAGGAAGAAAGCTTGGGATATCTGGTGGTGGACGCTGCAATGTAACGAACGTCAAGGAGAGAGATGAGTTGATCTCCCATATTCCCGGAAACGGGCGTTTCTTGTATAGCGCCTTCGACCATTTTAATAATCAAGATATCATTGCCTTTTTTGAAGGCTTAGGCATTGCATTAAAGGAAGAAGACAACGGACGGATGTTTCCAGTTTCCGATAAGGCCTCCAGCGTCGTCTCCGCCTTAATTAACAAAGTACGAAGTCTTGGCGTGCAGATAATGACGGACAGTCCTGTCTCACATGTAATATATGCAGAGGGGACTGTTAAGGGCGTTCAGCTGAGCTCGGGTAAAACGATCTCCACTGCTGCTGTCATCATCGCCACCGGCGGGAAGTCCGTGCCTCAGACCGGCTCTACTGGAGATGGGTATCCTTGGGCGGAAGCCGCAGGCCACACCATTACTGAGCTGTTCCCGACAGAGGTACCGATTATTTCACGGGAAGAGTGGATTAAATCCGGTGAGCTGCAAGGATTGTCGCTGCGCGATGTGGCACTTACTGTTTGGAATCCTAAAGGAAAGAAGGTTATCTCTCATCGTGGAGATATGATTTTCACTCATTTTGGATTATCGGGACCAATTGCTCTGCGGTGCAGTCAATTTCTGAGACAAGTCCAACGTAAATCCGGCACAGACACTGTCGAGATGTCCATCGACCTCTTCCCTGATCTGAACGCACAAGAAGTGGAAGCTATGGTGCAGGACAAGTTGGAGCAGGAACCGAAGAAAGCGATCCGCAACTCGTTGAAGGGGCTGCTGCCAGAACGTCTCATCCCTCTCTTATTAGCTAAAGCTGACCTAGATGGAGATATAACGGGCCATCATGTATCCAAGAATGGGTTGCTTACTCTAGCAGGTATCTTGAAACGGATGCCCGTCTATGTTCACGGTACCCGTTCCCTGTCCGAGGCCTTTGTTACCGGAGGCGGGGTAAATCTGAAGGAGATCGATCCCAAAAGAATGGAATCTAAGCTTATGCAAGGACTATTCTTCTGCGGTGAGGTGCTTGATATCCATGGCTATACCGGTGGCTACAATATAACAGCTGCCTTCTCTACCGGTTATACAGCAGGCAAACATGCCGCAGATCTAAGACTTAACTAA
- a CDS encoding MDR family MFS transporter: protein MKSTRDLERKLILTGVLLATFLAAIEGTVTGPAGPAIVGDFQGMQWLSWIFTSYLLAMAITTPIFGKISDLFGRKPVFMWGAAVFLLGSLLCGISQSMEQLILFRAIQGIGAGALIPMTFTIIGDIYSIEERAKTQGLLSSVWGISSLVGPLLGGYVVDYLSWRWVFVFNLPFGVLAMIFIARYLKEEKVRRKTQIDVAGVLLFAAGMGALLFGLSTGGQNLAWTSPLLLATLGAAVILLILFLFVERRAPEPMLPLNLFSNRNIAVSTGANLLVSTLIIGLSTYIPLWVQGVSGKSAAISGLLLAPMSVGWMFGSIAGGRMILRAGSRRTAMLGLMMIAAGAIGLVFLTGESSQLILLCLMLVCGVGFGYSSTVFTIIAQSSVAYDQRGASTALNAFTRSLGQTIGVAIFGSWLNLNIDQLLRKQPDSNVTGDDINKLLGSHTGTNLSGEVSNSLRGALEGGLHSLFIMMAVFAVLSLVISWGLRKGVPSVEDATSSLKKA, encoded by the coding sequence TTGAAGTCAACAAGGGATTTAGAACGCAAACTAATATTAACAGGGGTACTACTGGCTACGTTTCTGGCCGCTATTGAGGGGACTGTAACGGGGCCAGCGGGGCCGGCGATTGTTGGCGATTTTCAGGGAATGCAGTGGCTGAGCTGGATATTTACTTCATATTTATTGGCAATGGCTATTACAACACCTATTTTCGGCAAAATCAGTGATCTATTCGGACGCAAGCCTGTATTCATGTGGGGAGCGGCTGTTTTTTTATTAGGCTCATTATTATGCGGCATATCGCAAAGTATGGAACAGCTGATCCTGTTTCGCGCGATACAGGGGATCGGTGCGGGTGCACTTATTCCAATGACCTTTACGATTATCGGTGATATTTACAGCATTGAAGAAAGAGCAAAGACGCAAGGGTTGCTAAGCTCTGTTTGGGGGATTTCCTCTTTGGTAGGGCCGCTGCTTGGGGGCTATGTTGTCGATTACTTAAGCTGGCGCTGGGTATTTGTATTTAATCTGCCATTTGGTGTGTTGGCAATGATATTTATTGCGCGCTACCTGAAGGAAGAGAAGGTGCGTCGGAAGACACAAATCGACGTGGCAGGCGTTCTTCTTTTTGCAGCAGGGATGGGGGCTCTACTCTTTGGACTTTCTACGGGAGGGCAGAACCTGGCATGGACCTCTCCATTACTACTCGCAACACTGGGTGCAGCGGTTATCCTGCTAATCCTGTTTCTGTTTGTGGAGCGCCGTGCACCAGAGCCTATGCTTCCGCTGAACCTATTCTCAAATCGTAACATCGCGGTATCAACGGGTGCTAATCTGCTGGTAAGTACATTAATTATTGGACTTTCTACGTATATTCCCTTATGGGTGCAGGGCGTATCAGGAAAAAGCGCTGCGATCTCAGGCTTGCTGCTTGCTCCAATGTCCGTAGGTTGGATGTTTGGGTCAATCGCAGGTGGACGAATGATTCTGCGGGCAGGTTCTCGCCGAACTGCAATGCTTGGATTGATGATGATTGCTGCCGGAGCTATTGGTCTGGTTTTCTTGACCGGAGAGTCTTCGCAGCTAATCCTCTTATGCTTGATGCTGGTCTGTGGAGTAGGGTTCGGATACTCCTCTACGGTCTTCACGATTATCGCGCAGTCCTCGGTTGCGTATGATCAACGTGGCGCATCCACAGCGCTTAATGCATTTACAAGGTCACTGGGTCAGACCATTGGGGTGGCTATATTTGGTTCCTGGCTGAACTTGAATATTGATCAGCTGCTGCGAAAACAACCAGATTCAAACGTTACAGGTGATGACATTAATAAGTTGCTTGGCTCGCATACAGGAACTAATCTGTCTGGTGAAGTATCAAACAGTTTGCGTGGTGCACTTGAAGGGGGACTTCATTCGTTATTTATCATGATGGCAGTTTTCGCGGTGTTGTCGTTAGTAATATCTTGGGGTTTGCGCAAGGGTGTACCTTCCGTTGAGGACGCTACTTCGTCTTTGAAAAAGGCATAA
- a CDS encoding GNAT family N-acetyltransferase — protein sequence MYLCNGVTPTLFGRRLKLCAMTTEHASALFQVWSHPDVSLWLGAPALSSIEETKQLIELLSQMAQEDESLRWSIIGPGEEVIGSCGYNHWQLQGAYRGEIGCDLSPAFWGLGYMKEALELVLDFGFNIMGLNRIEALCHPDNIRAEKLVNALGFQKEGVLRQYRQIDSGFQDAALHALLREEWQFT from the coding sequence TTGTATCTATGCAATGGAGTGACACCTACACTGTTTGGTAGAAGATTAAAATTATGTGCTATGACTACTGAGCATGCTTCAGCATTATTTCAGGTATGGTCTCATCCGGACGTTTCTCTCTGGCTGGGTGCACCGGCGTTATCTTCTATAGAAGAAACGAAACAGCTTATTGAACTACTATCACAGATGGCTCAGGAAGATGAGAGCTTACGTTGGAGTATTATTGGACCTGGGGAGGAAGTCATAGGTAGCTGTGGTTATAACCATTGGCAGCTTCAGGGAGCTTACCGTGGTGAAATAGGCTGTGATCTGTCACCTGCCTTTTGGGGACTTGGATATATGAAAGAAGCGCTTGAGCTTGTACTCGATTTTGGCTTCAATATTATGGGCTTGAATCGAATAGAAGCACTTTGTCATCCTGATAATATCCGTGCGGAGAAGCTGGTAAATGCGCTTGGATTTCAGAAGGAAGGCGTATTGCGTCAATATCGGCAGATTGATTCCGGCTTTCAGGATGCTGCTCTTCATGCTCTGCTGCGCGAGGAGTGGCAATTCACATAA
- a CDS encoding MFS transporter, producing MEEHRIHDLKESKLTANKPFMLLIAAQLVSNVGDWLHILALLTMVGFKWNATPWEITAISLCMAVPLLLGGPFAGYLSDRFNRKALMIGSDIARSAIVICLVFAGSLWQVYVLLLAKGCMDVLFSPAKSGKIKELVPAAQMDKAMALSSSIEQITKIVGPALGGLLVAAFGIAACYMIDSATFILSAIILVGLPRIAAVKKENAEASTGETEVRKSFRQEMSAGLQVIAGMPVVLCGIVTLVLVLLMLQIGDSQIVTLFREIPGVNGDLLGWCVAASGLGTLLSALFVSRVGSGKHPLIFMGLGAVIMGAVFSSAGIVTAHGQAGIWMNIALFGSFMFAGVGAGLAFIPFNSMLQQRTPAEYTGRVFGTIGSLTSAAVILGPVAGGALVTASGPVSAFILSGLLTGVLGLGLLMLRGKIERRDEAAIKQLEGAAATNNMDLVGQTSL from the coding sequence ATGGAGGAACATCGAATTCATGATTTAAAAGAAAGTAAGCTAACCGCAAATAAGCCGTTCATGCTGCTTATCGCCGCACAGCTTGTATCGAATGTAGGAGACTGGTTGCATATCCTTGCGCTACTGACAATGGTAGGGTTCAAATGGAATGCTACACCGTGGGAAATTACGGCTATATCTTTATGTATGGCTGTACCTCTGTTGTTAGGAGGCCCCTTTGCTGGTTATTTAAGTGATCGTTTCAACCGAAAGGCACTAATGATTGGTTCGGATATAGCACGTTCGGCGATTGTGATTTGCTTAGTATTTGCAGGCTCGCTGTGGCAAGTCTATGTGCTGCTACTGGCAAAAGGATGTATGGATGTGCTTTTCTCACCGGCCAAAAGCGGAAAGATTAAGGAACTTGTTCCCGCGGCCCAGATGGATAAAGCGATGGCGCTTAGTTCATCTATAGAACAGATAACCAAAATTGTGGGGCCCGCTCTCGGGGGATTGTTGGTGGCAGCCTTCGGAATAGCTGCTTGTTACATGATTGACTCTGCTACTTTCATTTTATCGGCGATCATTTTGGTTGGATTACCGCGAATAGCTGCGGTGAAGAAGGAGAATGCAGAAGCAAGCACAGGGGAAACTGAGGTGCGTAAATCCTTCCGCCAAGAAATGTCCGCGGGTCTGCAGGTGATCGCAGGAATGCCTGTGGTGCTCTGTGGAATTGTTACGTTGGTACTGGTACTGTTAATGCTGCAGATCGGTGACTCTCAGATTGTAACGTTATTCCGGGAAATTCCAGGTGTAAACGGTGATTTGCTGGGGTGGTGTGTAGCAGCCAGTGGCCTTGGAACCTTATTATCAGCGCTGTTTGTGAGCCGTGTAGGCAGTGGCAAGCATCCGCTCATCTTTATGGGATTAGGGGCTGTAATCATGGGAGCTGTCTTCTCGAGTGCAGGGATCGTAACTGCTCACGGTCAGGCAGGAATCTGGATGAACATTGCTTTGTTTGGGTCCTTCATGTTTGCCGGTGTGGGTGCAGGACTAGCGTTTATACCCTTTAATTCGATGCTCCAGCAACGGACACCTGCAGAATACACGGGACGTGTGTTTGGGACCATAGGCAGTCTGACAAGCGCGGCCGTCATTCTAGGACCTGTAGCCGGTGGAGCTTTAGTGACAGCATCAGGTCCAGTGTCTGCCTTTATTCTATCTGGTCTGCTTACAGGAGTGCTGGGGCTGGGGTTGTTAATGCTGCGTGGCAAAATTGAGCGCAGGGATGAGGCGGCTATCAAGCAGCTGGAGGGAGCAGCAGCGACGAATAACATGGATCTTGTAGGACAGACCTCCCTTTAA
- a CDS encoding glycogen/starch/alpha-glucan phosphorylase, translated as MFNDKESFKQVFRETLIGKLGKPLEEASNADVYKILGNMIRENAGKNWAETNQKYKIDKDKQVYYFSMEFLIGRLLGNNLLNMGVLEVVREGLADLGFCLQDIEEEEADAGLGNGGLGRLAACFLDSLASLQYAGHGCGIRYKYGLFEQKIVDGYQVELPDYWLQNDNVWEVRREDKQVEVRFWGVIETREENGRLIFEHSQYEAVRAVPYDVPIIGADRRHVNTLRNWSAESITQPSRTFGSFAGTDYHKFLEYKRSVESISEFLYPDDSQYEGKLLRLKQQYFLCSAGLQSILRTYAKLGLPIESLPDKVALHINDTHPTLVIPELMRILMDVHGLGWDEAWSITTRMVSYTNHTILSEALEKWPIQMVRELLPRIFLIIEEINARFCGELMSRYPGDQDRIAQMAIIHDDQVRMAHLAIVASHSVNGVAALHTEILMKREMRLFNEMYPHRFNNKTNGITHRRWLLHANPDLANLINQSIGTRWVSHPQEMIGLIKYCEDASFQEQVASIKRQNKLRLAEYIYSKHSVHVDPDSIFDVQVKRLHAYKRQLLNILHILHLYNQIKDNPLMDMVPRTFIFGAKAAPSYHLAKRIIKLINTVAEVVNKDPDVKGKIRIFFLENYSVSLAEKIIPAADISEQISTASKEASGTGNMKFMMNGALTVGTMDGANVEMHEMVGDNNMFLFGLRAEQVMDYYQHGGYHARDIYNGDSRVKEVLDQLIKPGPICCHATEFESIFHSLLDNNDEFFVLKDFASYVETHVEIDRAYRNRQEWLKKSIINIGHSGKFSSDNTISRYAAEIWNISPVRL; from the coding sequence TTGTTTAACGATAAAGAATCTTTCAAACAGGTATTCCGTGAGACCCTCATTGGTAAATTAGGTAAACCACTTGAGGAAGCCTCGAATGCCGATGTCTATAAAATACTAGGCAACATGATACGCGAGAACGCCGGGAAAAATTGGGCAGAAACCAACCAGAAATATAAGATCGATAAAGATAAGCAGGTTTACTATTTTTCAATGGAGTTCTTGATCGGTAGGCTTCTGGGGAACAATCTGCTGAATATGGGCGTACTGGAAGTAGTACGTGAAGGCTTAGCGGACCTTGGCTTCTGTTTGCAGGATATCGAGGAGGAGGAGGCGGATGCTGGGTTAGGGAATGGAGGTCTAGGTCGTCTGGCCGCTTGTTTCCTGGATTCACTCGCCTCTCTGCAATATGCAGGACATGGCTGCGGCATACGGTATAAATATGGCCTGTTCGAGCAGAAGATCGTCGATGGGTATCAGGTGGAACTGCCTGATTACTGGCTGCAGAATGATAATGTATGGGAAGTGCGCCGCGAAGACAAGCAGGTTGAAGTTAGGTTCTGGGGGGTTATTGAGACCCGCGAAGAGAACGGGCGGCTTATCTTTGAGCATAGTCAGTATGAGGCCGTTCGTGCAGTTCCATATGATGTTCCTATCATTGGGGCAGACCGCCGGCATGTGAATACACTGCGAAACTGGAGTGCGGAATCCATTACACAGCCTTCTAGAACCTTTGGTTCCTTTGCTGGGACGGATTATCATAAGTTTCTGGAGTATAAGCGTTCTGTAGAATCCATTTCGGAGTTCCTGTATCCAGATGACTCTCAATACGAAGGCAAGCTGCTTCGCCTGAAGCAGCAGTATTTCCTCTGCAGCGCGGGGCTGCAAAGTATTTTGCGAACTTATGCCAAGCTTGGGCTCCCTATTGAATCGCTGCCAGACAAGGTAGCTCTCCATATTAATGATACACATCCAACGCTGGTGATTCCTGAATTGATGAGGATTCTGATGGATGTACATGGCTTAGGGTGGGATGAGGCATGGAGTATCACGACGCGTATGGTCTCTTATACCAATCACACTATTCTGAGTGAAGCGCTTGAGAAATGGCCTATTCAAATGGTTAGGGAGCTACTGCCACGTATTTTTCTAATTATTGAAGAGATCAATGCCCGTTTCTGTGGCGAGCTTATGAGTCGTTATCCGGGGGATCAGGATCGAATTGCGCAGATGGCGATTATTCATGATGATCAGGTCCGGATGGCTCATCTGGCGATTGTAGCGAGCCATAGTGTCAATGGAGTAGCGGCGCTGCATACAGAAATATTAATGAAGCGCGAGATGCGACTTTTTAATGAAATGTATCCACACCGTTTCAATAATAAGACGAACGGAATTACCCATCGGCGATGGTTACTGCATGCCAATCCGGACCTGGCTAATTTGATCAATCAATCGATAGGGACCCGTTGGGTGAGCCATCCTCAAGAAATGATTGGCTTGATTAAATATTGTGAGGATGCTTCCTTCCAGGAACAAGTAGCCAGTATTAAGCGCCAGAATAAGCTGCGTCTTGCAGAGTACATCTATAGTAAGCATTCGGTACATGTAGACCCCGATTCTATCTTTGATGTACAGGTGAAACGTCTGCATGCCTACAAACGCCAGCTGCTTAATATTTTGCATATTCTGCATTTGTATAATCAGATCAAAGATAATCCTTTGATGGATATGGTCCCGCGCACGTTTATATTCGGAGCAAAGGCAGCACCAAGCTATCATCTGGCGAAGCGGATTATCAAATTAATTAATACAGTTGCAGAGGTAGTCAACAAAGATCCCGATGTTAAAGGAAAGATTCGCATCTTTTTCCTTGAAAATTATTCGGTATCCCTAGCAGAAAAGATCATTCCTGCGGCGGATATCAGTGAGCAGATTTCTACCGCCAGCAAAGAAGCGTCAGGCACCGGGAATATGAAGTTTATGATGAATGGTGCATTGACGGTAGGTACGATGGATGGCGCTAATGTGGAAATGCATGAGATGGTGGGGGACAACAATATGTTCCTGTTCGGACTTCGTGCGGAGCAGGTCATGGATTACTACCAACATGGCGGTTATCATGCGCGTGACATTTACAACGGGGATAGTCGTGTGAAAGAAGTACTGGATCAGTTAATCAAACCAGGACCTATATGTTGTCATGCTACGGAGTTTGAGAGCATCTTCCATTCTCTTCTGGATAATAACGATGAATTCTTTGTGCTTAAAGATTTCGCTAGTTACGTTGAGACACACGTTGAAATTGATCGGGCATATCGTAACCGACAGGAATGGCTAAAGAAGTCCATTATTAACATTGGTCATTCCGGTAAATTCTCCAGCGATAATACAATTAGTCGTTATGCGGCAGAGATTTGGAATATAAGCCCAGTTCGACTGTAG
- a CDS encoding ABC transporter ATP-binding protein, translating into MENMEKEETIVDTESYDDIVLDVEIDEAGYEAGDPCIFDISFQVKRGQLLGLIGPNGAGKSTTIKTLLGLLKNTKAKVSFSGVNKSYAYVPEQPVFYEDLTLWEHLDLAAAAYGLKYEQFEETAEGLLKQFGMGHVRNDLPAGFSKGMKQKMMLMLGFLVQPDVYIVDEPFIGLDPRATKDFLRLLEAERKRGAGVLMSTHVLDTAEKICDDFVLISGGRVAASGTLEDIRDYAGLPEASLFDCFDELT; encoded by the coding sequence ATGGAGAATATGGAAAAAGAAGAAACAATAGTGGATACCGAGAGCTATGACGACATTGTACTCGATGTTGAGATCGATGAAGCTGGCTATGAGGCGGGAGATCCTTGCATATTCGATATTTCTTTTCAGGTGAAGCGAGGGCAGTTGCTCGGACTGATCGGACCTAATGGTGCTGGAAAGAGTACAACCATTAAGACCCTGCTTGGTTTGCTGAAGAATACCAAGGCTAAGGTGTCTTTTAGCGGAGTTAATAAATCTTACGCTTATGTACCGGAACAGCCTGTGTTTTATGAGGATTTGACGTTGTGGGAGCATTTGGATTTAGCAGCCGCTGCTTATGGACTGAAGTATGAACAGTTCGAAGAAACTGCAGAAGGGTTGCTGAAGCAGTTTGGTATGGGCCATGTACGCAATGATCTTCCAGCCGGGTTCTCAAAGGGCATGAAACAAAAAATGATGCTAATGCTTGGTTTTTTGGTACAGCCAGATGTTTATATTGTGGACGAGCCGTTTATCGGTCTAGATCCTCGCGCCACTAAAGATTTCTTGCGACTTCTGGAAGCAGAGCGGAAGCGAGGGGCAGGTGTATTAATGTCTACGCATGTACTGGATACTGCAGAGAAGATATGCGATGATTTCGTACTGATCTCCGGGGGAAGGGTTGCCGCCTCGGGAACACTCGAAGATATACGTGATTATGCTGGACTGCCGGAGGCGTCGTTGTTTGATTGCTTCGACGAACTGACATGA